A segment of the Odoribacter splanchnicus DSM 20712 genome:
GCAAACGCTGGAACTCATCGGAAATTCCGGACAACTGAGCGTTTAACAGCGATTGTTGTGCTGTCAGTACTTCCAGGTAATTCGTATTAGAGGTACCTAAAGTTAGTAATTCCTGTGTATACTCCACCGATTTTTCCAATGAATTTATTTGTTTCACCCGTTGTATCCGTTTATCTTCAGCCGATTGATACAGACTCAGTGCATCGCTGACATCGGCGCCTGCATTCAATATCGCTTGTTCGAAACTTAACATCGCCTCTGCTTGCTGGGCTTTGGCAATCTTTAAGCGGGCAATATTCGCTCCCCGGTAAAATAAAGGTTGAGTCAGTGAACCGATAGCCGAGGCAATCATTTTTCCGGGATTGATGATCGTGTTCCCGGCTTGATTGGTCCATCCATAAGTCCCGCTGATGGAGATCGACGGATAGAAAGCAGCACGTGCTTCGTTGGCATTATAATATGTTCCTGCTAATGCCATTTCTGCCGCTTTGACGTCCGGACGGTTGGATAACAATTGTACCGGGACGCCGGTATGCAGTATTGTCGGGAGTTGTTGGTCCTCCAGCTTGCCGCGTTCGATTTTCTGAGGAGCTTGTCGCAACAGTAAGGATAAGGCATTCTCGGTTTCCCGGATCTGATTTTTCAGGTCGGAGATAGAAGCCAGCACCATATAATAATTGGCTTCGCTTTGTACAACTCCTGCTTCATTGACCATCGCCGCCTCTTTCATCGCTTTCATGGTCTCGACATTTTCTCCCCATAATACGGCAGTTTCTTCTGTGATCTGCAACTGCTTGTCGAGCATCAGTAAGGTGTAATAATAATTGGCTATTGCAGCGACAACCTGGGTTTGCACAGCTTGTCGATAGGCTTCACTCCGTAATAAGGCTGCTTTCGCCGCCCGTTTTGTATTTAGAATCTTTCCGAAAAGATCCAATTCCCAACTTGCTGAAACGGGCAGGGACCAGCTCCAACTGCCTTTCATCCGGTCGAAACTACTCACTCCGCCTTGGGGGGCAAGGGTAAGAGAAGGAAGGTAGGATAAACGCGAAGTCATCAGGCTGGCTTGAGCTTCTTTTACCTGCAACATAGCGGTTTGCAAGTCTGTATTTCTTTCGAGACCCAAGCGGATCAACACTTGTAATTGAGGATCGGTGAAAACCTTCTCCCAGGGTAGATTGGCCATATTGACGGTATCGGATACCAGGGTATCGTTCACCGAAACAGGATCCCTGTACAAGCCTTGCGTATCTACTTCGGGACGGCTGTATGGTTTGTATATATGGCAGCTGCCCAGTAGAGCTGCCATACATAAAGGATATATAATCGTTTGTATTTTCATGGTATTTCTTATTTCGTATATTGTTCAATTTCAGAGGCGATATCCGTATTATCCGTATCATGCCATTCCAGCGGTTTGACTTTTTCCTGGATATGTTCGAAAACAACAAACAAAGCCGGAACAATAAAGATCTGACAGATCATTCCGATAAACATACCACCGATCGCTCCGGTTCCCAAAGTGCTGTTACCGTTGGCTCCGACTCCATGAGCGAACATCAGCGGCAGCAATCCGATGACCATAGCCAGGGAGGTCATTAAGATAGGGCGTAACCGGGCAGAAGCTCCCGATACGGCTGCTTCGGTAATGCTCATACCGGTTTTCCGGCGGTCTAAGGCGAATTCAGTAATCAATATCGCATTTTTAGCCAACAGACCGATCAACATAATCAAAGCGATTTGCATATAAATGTTGTTTTCTACTCCCATGATCTGAGCGAAAATAAAACTACCCATCAATCCGGAGGGGACGGAAAGCAGTACGACCAGAGGCAGAATATAACTTTCATACTGTGCACTCAGCAACAAATAGACGAATACGAAACACAGTGCGAATATCATCGCTGTCGTACTCCCGCTACTACTTTGTTCTTCCCGGGTCATTCCGGAAAATTCGAATCCATACCCTGTTGGCAAGGATTGGGCGGCAACTTCTTCGATAGCTTTAATCGCCTGTCCGGAACTATAGCCGTCAGCCGGCGAACCGTTCACACTCATGGAGGTAAACATATTGAAACGCTTGATGTTGTCGGGACCGTATACTTTTGTCAGCGTCATAAATTGACTGATCGGTGCCATTTCGTTTCCGTTCCGGATTTTGACGTTTTGCAGAGATTCCGGATTGATCCGATAACGGGGATCTGCCTGAATCATTACCCGGTATAATTTACCGAAACGGTTGAAATTGGATGCATATATACCGCCGTAATAGCCTTGCAAAGTAGTTAGGATATCGTTGGGACTGATACCGGCTTGCTTACATTTGGCTGCATCTATATCGATCATATACTGAGGGAAAGTGGGGTTGAAAGACGTTTGAGCCGTAGCGATTTCAGGCCGTTCTTTCAATTTTCCCAGAAATTCCTGAGCAACTTCATAGAAAGTATTCAAATCTCCACCGGTTTTATCCTGTAAGTTGAACTCGAAACCGTTGGTGACACTGTAGCCGGGGATCATCGGAGGGGCGAATAACAATACTCGGGCATCTTTGATCAGAGATTGAGCCTGCATATATAGGGTACCGATTACCGTATTGGCATCTTCCCCTTTACCCCGTTCTTTCCAGTCTTTCAATTTTATGATCAGCGTCCCGTATGAGTTACCTTGTCCTGCCAGGAAGCTGTAACCGGTTACCTGGGTCCTGCTCTTCACTGCCGGATTGGCTGCCACCAAACTGTCTACCTGTTCCATAACGGCTTCGGTTCTCTCCTGGGCGGTACCCGGTGCCATA
Coding sequences within it:
- a CDS encoding efflux transporter outer membrane subunit; translated protein: MKIQTIIYPLCMAALLGSCHIYKPYSRPEVDTQGLYRDPVSVNDTLVSDTVNMANLPWEKVFTDPQLQVLIRLGLERNTDLQTAMLQVKEAQASLMTSRLSYLPSLTLAPQGGVSSFDRMKGSWSWSLPVSASWELDLFGKILNTKRAAKAALLRSEAYRQAVQTQVVAAIANYYYTLLMLDKQLQITEETAVLWGENVETMKAMKEAAMVNEAGVVQSEANYYMVLASISDLKNQIRETENALSLLLRQAPQKIERGKLEDQQLPTILHTGVPVQLLSNRPDVKAAEMALAGTYYNANEARAAFYPSISISGTYGWTNQAGNTIINPGKMIASAIGSLTQPLFYRGANIARLKIAKAQQAEAMLSFEQAILNAGADVSDALSLYQSAEDKRIQRVKQINSLEKSVEYTQELLTLGTSNTNYLEVLTAQQSLLNAQLSGISDEFQRLQAVVNLYHALGGGTK